A single window of Vigna radiata var. radiata cultivar VC1973A chromosome 4, Vradiata_ver6, whole genome shotgun sequence DNA harbors:
- the LOC106759066 gene encoding protein DOWNY MILDEW RESISTANCE 6-like → MAEKLVSSWYNLHSSVPSSYVQPPERRPDNAVFASGKLVPVIDLGGHHRPDIIRNILKSSQDYGFFQVINHGVSKDVLDATLNIFKDFHAMPEDVKIKESSKDPNGRCKLYTSSGRATKDVVKYWKDSLSHPCQPMGEFMEYWPDKPLGYREVVGKYTEEVRKVGVKILELFSEGLGLNREYLCGGLSEDPVVLSHYYPPCPQPSLTLGTSIHKDPNLITILLQQLGITALQVFKDGEWIAVDPIPNAFVVNIGIVLQIISNGRLVAAKHRVITNSSSGRHSVAYFVNPTKESLVEPAKPLLSPTSPPVFRSMTFGEMTANFLTKGFQFEEELRTVNFQN, encoded by the exons ATGGCTGAGAAGCTGGTGTCTAGCTGGTACAATCTTCATTCTTCGGTGCCATCATCATATGTGCAACCACCAGAAAGAAGACCTGATAATGCTGTTTTCGCCTCTGGAAAGTTAGTTCCAGTTATCGATCTTGGAGGACATCATCGACCTGATATCATAAGGAATATCTTAAAGTCCTCACAGGATTATGGCTTTTTCCAG GTTATCAACCATGGAGTTTCTAAGGATGTATTGGATGCTACACTGAATATTTTCAAAGACTTCCATGCCATGCCTGAGGATGTGAAGATAAAGGAAAGCTCTAAGGATCCAAATGGAAGGTGCAAGCTCTACACAAGTAGTGGAAGAGCCACCAAAGATGTTGTTAAGTATTGGAAAGACTCATTATCACACCCATGTCAACCTATGGGAGAATTCATGGAGTATTGGCCAGATAAACCACTTGGTTATCG TGAAGTTGTAGGGAAATACACAGAAGAAGTAAGAAAAGTGGGAGTTAAAATCTTGGAGCTGTTTAGTGAAGGATTAGGACTTAACAGAGAATATTTGTGTGGAGGACTTAGTGAAGATCCTGTAGTGTTGTCTCATTACTACCCTCCTTGTCCTCAACCAAGTTTAACATTAGGAACATCCATTCACAAAGACCCTAACCTTATTACCATTCTGCTTCAACAACTAGGGATCACTGCACTTCAGGTCTTCAAAGATGGAGAATGGATTGCTGTTGATCCAATTCCTAATGCCTTTGTGGTAAACATTGGGATTGTGTTACag ATCATTAGCAATGGAAGACTCGTTGCTGCTAAACACCGGGTTATCACAAACTCAAGCAGTGGGAGACACAGCGTTGCCTACTTCGTTAACCCAACAAAAGAATCCCTTGTAGAACCTGCTAAGCCTCTGTTAAGTCCAACTTCTCCTCCAGTGTTCAGATCTATGACATTTGGAGAGATGACTGCAAACTTTCTGACCAAAGGCTTTCAATTTGAAGAAGAATTGCGGACAGtaaatttccaaaattaa
- the LOC106758483 gene encoding receptor-like protein kinase FERONIA, whose protein sequence is MFLSCLGMSCWKPTSNTDSSLRQFSTVIQELCQQFSLADLRKATNNFDLNRVIGNGMFSEIYKGYLQHNGASDYTVAIKRFNDQGCEAFNKEIELLCQLRHPRCVYLIGFCNHENEKILVYEYMSNGSLDEHLQDGKLSWKKSLEICVGVACGLHYIHTGAKRSIFHCILGTSTILLDDHMEPKLAGFGVSVQGSRFMSKQKQINAEHFMGTWGFMATQFIRDRTITAKWDVFSFGLVLLEVVCRRMFYVINLAEKEFLENPIEEKIDPIVKGKIAPDCWQVFVDVMVNCLKYEPDERPTMGEVEVQLEHALSMQEQADITNSNCDYTLLSKTIIPLGVKQYVILEKCN, encoded by the exons ATGTTTCTCAGTTGTTTGGGTATGAGCTGTTGGAAGCCCACATCGAATACAGACTCATCTCTGAGACAGTTTTCAACGGTGATACAAGAGCTGTGTCAACAATTTTCTCTCGCCGATCTAAGAAAAGCCACCAATAACTTCGATCTAAACAGAGTAATAGGAAATGGAATGTTCAGTGAAATATATAAAGGCTATCTACAGCATAATGGTGCCTCTGATTACACAGTCGCAATAAAGCGATTTAACGATCAAGGATGCGAAGCGTTTAACAAGGAAATAGAATTGTTATGCCAGCTTCGTCACCCCAGATGTGTGTACCTCATAGGATTCTGCAACCACGAAAATGAGAAGATTCTTGTATACGAGTACATGTCCAATGGATCTCTAGATGAACACCTACAAGATGGTAAACTATCATGGAAGAAGAGTCTAGAAATATGCGTAGGAGTAGCATGTGGACTACATTACATTCACACCGGAGCTAAACGTTCCATCTTTCACTGTATCCTTGGTACTAGTACCATCCTTTTGGATGACCACATGGAGCCAAAACTCGCTGGTTTCGGTGTTAGCGTGCAGGGATCACGTTTTATGTCAAAGCAGAAGCAAATCAATGCAGAGCATTTTATGG GTACTTGGGGCTTCATGGCTACGCAGTTTATCAGGGATCGTACCATCACAGCTAAATGGGATGTTTTCTCATTTGGTTTGGTTCTACTTGAAGTTGTGTGCAGGAGGATGTTTTATGTAATAAACCTGGCTGAAAAAGAATTTCTGGAGAATCCTATTGAGGAGAAAATTGATCCGATTGTCAAAGGAAAGATTGCTCCAGATTGTTGGCAAGTCTTTGTAGATGTCATGGTAAATTGCTTGAAGTATGAACCAGATGAGCGACCTACAATGGGTGAAGTAGAGGTGCAACTTGAGCACGCTCTATCGATGCAGGAACAAGCAGATATCACAAACTCCAACTGTGATTATACCTTATTGTCCAAAACCATTATTCCCCTCGGAGTGAAACAGTACGTGATACTTGAGAAATGTAACTGA
- the LOC106759114 gene encoding receptor-like protein kinase FERONIA, whose product MFMKCLGNTSSSKKQYQTVIEELCHQFSLAELRKSTNNFDRKRLIGRGGFGEVYKGYLQHYAASNYIVAVKRFSVEHSEVFKNEIELLCQLRHPNCVSLIGFCNHKKEKIVVYEYMSNESLDRHLQRGELSWKQRLEICTGAARGLHYLHAGAKRTIIHRIVKPRTILLDDNMHPKLTGFCISVKGSRLMSKPKPIKVDVVAGTPGYMARELFTDDAITDKSDVYSFGMVLLEVVCGRKYIRTPAEREFLEKPVEEKVDASIKGKIAPKCWEVFIDITKRCVMYEPDERPTMGEVEVQLEYALSLQEQADITNTNGDYTLFSTTVIHPGAELIDSTEDSDTEEM is encoded by the exons ATGTTTATGAAATGTTTAGGCAACACAAGTTCTTCAAAGAAACAGTATCAAACAGTAATAGAAGAATTGTGCCATCAGTTTTCTCTTGCAGAGCTTAGAAAGTCAACCAACAACTTCGATAGAAAGAGACTAATTGGTCGTGGAGGATTTGGTGAAGTATATAAAGGATATCTCCAACATTATGCTGCTTCTAATTACATAGTAGCAGTGAAACGGTTTTCTGTGGAACACAGTGAGGTGTTCAAGAATGAAATAGAGTTGCTCTGCCAGCTTCGCCACCCTAATTGTGTGTCTCTTATAGGATTCTGCAACCACAAGAAAGAGAAGATCGTTGTGTACGAGTACATGTCAAATGAATCTCTAGATCGACACCTACAACGTGGGGAACTGTCATGGAAGCAAAGGTTGGAAATTTGCACAGGAGCAGCGCGTGGACTACACTACCTTCATGCAGGAGCTAAGCGCACCATCATTCACCGTATTGTCAAACCTCGAACCATCCTTTTGGACGATAACATGCACCCAAAACTCACAGGTTTCTGCATTAGCGTAAAGGGGTCACGATTGATGTCAAAACCAAAGCCAATTAAAGTTGATGTTGTGGCTG GTACTCCTGGATACATGGCTAGAGAGCTTTTCACTGACGATGCCATCACAGATAAATCTGATGTTTATTCTTTTGGTATGGTTCTGCTAGAGGTCGTGTGTGGAAGGAAATACATAAGAACGCCAGCTGAAAGAGAATTTCTGGAGAAGCCTGTTGAGGAAAAAGTTGATGCGAGCATCAAGGGAAAGATTGCACCAAAGTGTTGGGAAGTCTTCATAGATATCACCAAAAGATGCGTGATGTATGAACCAGATGAGCGACCAACAATGGGTGAAGTAGAGGTACAACTAGAGTATGCTTTGTCGTTGCAGGAACAAGCTGATATCACAAATACTAATGGTGATTATACCTTATTTTCCACCACAGTTATTCACCCAGGAGCGGAACTGATAGACAGCACAGAAGACAGTGATACTGAAGAAATGTAA
- the LOC106758484 gene encoding protein DOWNY MILDEW RESISTANCE 6 isoform X2 — protein MDQKLVSSWFHLHSSVPLSYVQPPESRPGMVFSSGKKIPVVDLGLHDRHEILKHILKASEEYGFFQVINHGVSKELMDETLNIFKEFHAMPAEEKIRESSRDPNGGCRLYTSREINNKDIVQFWRDTLRHLCPSSQDSMQFLPQKPAKYREVVAKYTQEMRRMGLEMLELLCEGLGLDPKYCSGGLSESPLLLAHHYPPCPEPSLTLGAPKHRDPNLVTILLQEKDINALQVFKDGEWILVISNGRLVGAEHRVVTNSEFARTTVAYFIRPTSKQIIEPAKSLISSGARPIYRSIAFEEFLKNFMIKGADIEQELLL, from the exons ATGGATCAGAAGCTTGTCTCAAGCTGGTTCCATCTTCATTCCTCAGTGCCCTTATCCTACGTGCAACCACCGGAAAGCCGACCTGGCATGGTTTTTTCTTCCGGCAAGAAAATCCCGGTGGTAGATCTCGGCCTGCATGATCGTCATGAAATCTTGAAGCACATTTTGAAAGCCTCCGAGGAATATGGATTTTTCCAG GTTATCAACCATGGAGTTTCGAAAGAGTTAATGGATGAGACACTGAATATTTTCAAGGAATTTCATGCCATGCCTGCTGAAGAAAAGATAAGGGAAAGCTCCAGAGATCCAAATGGAGGTTGCAGGCTCTACACAAGCCGTGAGATTAACAACAAAGATATCGTTCAGTTCTGGAGGGACACATTAAGACACTTGTGTCCATCTTCCCAAGATTCCATGCAATTTTTGCCTCAGAAACCAGCAAAATATCG TGAAGTTGTTGCAAAATACACACAAGAAATGAGAAGAATGGGACTAGAAATGTTGGAGCTGCTATGTGAAGGTTTAGGACTTGACCCAAAATACTGTAGTGGTGGACTTAGTGAGAGTCCATTACTGCTAGCTCATCACTACCCGCCATGCCCAGAACCAAGTTTAACCTTGGGAGCTCCCAAGCACAGAGATCCTAACCTTGTTACCATTCTGCTTcaagaaaaagatataaatgCACTTCAAGTCTTCAAGGATGGAGAATGGATACTG GTGATTAGTAATGGAAGGTTAGTCGGTGCCGAACACCGTGTGGTCACAAATTCAGAATTTGCAAGGACCACGGTTGCATATTTCATCCGTCCAACTAGCAAACAGATTATAGAACCTGCAAAGTCTTTGATAAGTTCTGGTGCTCGACCCATCTACAGGTCCATTGCATTTGAAGAGTTCTTGAAAAATTTCATGATCAAGGGTGCTGACATTGAACAAGAATTGCTCTTGTAA
- the LOC106758484 gene encoding hyoscyamine 6-dioxygenase isoform X1 gives MDQKLVSSWFHLHSSVPLSYVQPPESRPGMVFSSGKKIPVVDLGLHDRHEILKHILKASEEYGFFQVINHGVSKELMDETLNIFKEFHAMPAEEKIRESSRDPNGGCRLYTSREINNKDIVQFWRDTLRHLCPSSQDSMQFLPQKPAKYREVVAKYTQEMRRMGLEMLELLCEGLGLDPKYCSGGLSESPLLLAHHYPPCPEPSLTLGAPKHRDPNLVTILLQEKDINALQVFKDGEWILVEPIPYAFVVNIGLMLQVISNGRLVGAEHRVVTNSEFARTTVAYFIRPTSKQIIEPAKSLISSGARPIYRSIAFEEFLKNFMIKGADIEQELLL, from the exons ATGGATCAGAAGCTTGTCTCAAGCTGGTTCCATCTTCATTCCTCAGTGCCCTTATCCTACGTGCAACCACCGGAAAGCCGACCTGGCATGGTTTTTTCTTCCGGCAAGAAAATCCCGGTGGTAGATCTCGGCCTGCATGATCGTCATGAAATCTTGAAGCACATTTTGAAAGCCTCCGAGGAATATGGATTTTTCCAG GTTATCAACCATGGAGTTTCGAAAGAGTTAATGGATGAGACACTGAATATTTTCAAGGAATTTCATGCCATGCCTGCTGAAGAAAAGATAAGGGAAAGCTCCAGAGATCCAAATGGAGGTTGCAGGCTCTACACAAGCCGTGAGATTAACAACAAAGATATCGTTCAGTTCTGGAGGGACACATTAAGACACTTGTGTCCATCTTCCCAAGATTCCATGCAATTTTTGCCTCAGAAACCAGCAAAATATCG TGAAGTTGTTGCAAAATACACACAAGAAATGAGAAGAATGGGACTAGAAATGTTGGAGCTGCTATGTGAAGGTTTAGGACTTGACCCAAAATACTGTAGTGGTGGACTTAGTGAGAGTCCATTACTGCTAGCTCATCACTACCCGCCATGCCCAGAACCAAGTTTAACCTTGGGAGCTCCCAAGCACAGAGATCCTAACCTTGTTACCATTCTGCTTcaagaaaaagatataaatgCACTTCAAGTCTTCAAGGATGGAGAATGGATACTGGTTGAACCAATTCCTTATGCTTTTGTCGTTAACATTGGGCTTATGTTgcag GTGATTAGTAATGGAAGGTTAGTCGGTGCCGAACACCGTGTGGTCACAAATTCAGAATTTGCAAGGACCACGGTTGCATATTTCATCCGTCCAACTAGCAAACAGATTATAGAACCTGCAAAGTCTTTGATAAGTTCTGGTGCTCGACCCATCTACAGGTCCATTGCATTTGAAGAGTTCTTGAAAAATTTCATGATCAAGGGTGCTGACATTGAACAAGAATTGCTCTTGTAA
- the LOC106759119 gene encoding uncharacterized protein LOC106759119 yields MGRWMKPEVYPLLAAMTFVTSMCVFQLTRNVLQNPDVRINKTRRRMAVLDNREEGEKYVEHSLRKFLRTRPPEIMPTINHFFSQDK; encoded by the exons ATGGGACGCTGGATGAAACCAGAG GTCTACCCTCTATTGGCTGCAATGACCTTTGTCACCAGCATGTGTGTCTTCCAACTAACAAGAAATGTGCTCCAAAACCCTGATGTTAG GATTAACAAAACTCGACGCAGAATGGCAGTGTTGGATAACAGAGAAGAGGGAGAGAAATATGTTGAGCATAGTCTGAGGAAGTTTCTTCGTACTCGACCACCAGAGATTATGCCAACCATTAACCACTTCTTCAGCCAGGATAAATGA